In Palaemon carinicauda isolate YSFRI2023 chromosome 1, ASM3689809v2, whole genome shotgun sequence, the genomic stretch ttctatattttgtttttacaCATGTTACTTGACTAAAAACTCTCTCCACAACTGCATTTGAGACAGGACATGAGAGGCATGCTAGGGCATACAGTGCAAGTTTTCTGTAGGGCTTTGCTCCAAGTCCATTTTCATATTTGAAGATCCCAGACCAAAATGCTATAGAATTGTCTGGGATACCATTCTCGAACACACCGTCTTCACTCCACATGTGGCAAATTATTTTCCTATATTGCTCCTCATAAATATTTAGATCCTCTTTCAGCAGATGCTGCAGAGGCAGCTGTGAAAATGGAGTCCTAGCAGTCTGAGACAACACTTTTGATGGGTGAAGTGCACTGATTCCCTGGAAAATTGCCTTGTTTTTTGGTATACGCTTCTCCACTTCTCTAATCACGTCTACAAGAAAATCTTGGCACCGCTGTTTAAGGCTGACAACAGCAGAAACAAAATTTGGATTTTTGTTTTCTCTTGAACAACGGTTTAACTCATTATTGAAAAGAGCTCCTAAATCACTCATTGAGACAGAGAGTTTATCACCATTTTTGGTAAAAACTCTTGTTTTCAGTCCTCTGTAGTGAAGATCCAGTTCCTTTGTCATCATTTCAGGATCTGAATTTGTTGACTGGAAGAATGCATTAATCTTCTCAAACTCTGATACAATtggagaaaggaaaatcaaataaagataatttatttcatCACAAAGCATTTCATGGAGTATCCTTGCTCGATATCTTACATCCTGAGTTCCCTCCTGCATTGCAATACTGAAATAACACCTTAGTTCATTCCAGTTCTCAATTAATCTCTTTATGACACGACCTCTTACCAACCACCTGGTACTTGATGTTTTTAAAAATGGCATGTGTGTGTTCTTAATGCTTTTACtaacttcctcttcctcctcttcgggTTCATGCATGCTTTCAAACAACGTCTTGTATGCTTGTCTTCTAACAGTACTATTTGAGAACCATCCTGGAATATCTGCTAGCAAAAATCCAAGATTTGCAGGCAATTTCTCAAAGGATTTTTGCACACACAGTGCCAAAGAGTGGCACACGCATTTATTTAGGATGCAGTTGGGGGAAACTTCTTTGATCCTTGACCAAACACTGTTGTACTCCCCAACCATTACAGAAGCTCCATCACATGCAATACCAATGCAATCTGACAGACAAATATTATATTCAGTCATACTG encodes the following:
- the LOC137650068 gene encoding SCAN domain-containing protein 3-like gives rise to the protein MGKDGNNNSRSDSDIEQPPRKIKKSYDQNRKYLECWEKEFPWLTSVKSAGKVVAFCKLCRKNLQTHRGTLLKHEQGMQHKNTANSMAISRTINFPKKSKVTDDLKRAELELALITCCHCSIRTTDHMGEIIKRNGKGSVLEHLRLHRTKCTHIITSVISPSFKAELKKGVQGKKFSLLVDETTDISVEKLLAICIRYFDEDCGKILTAFLGLYPIVHATGEALFKAVKDSMTEYNICLSDCIGIACDGASVMVGEYNSVWSRIKEVSPNCILNKCVCHSLALCVQKSFEKLPANLGFLLADIPGWFSNSTVRRQAYKTLFESMHEPEEEEEEVSKSIKNTHMPFLKTSSTRWLVRGRVIKRLIENWNELRCYFSIAMQEGTQDVRYRARILHEMLCDEINYLYLIFLSPIVSEFEKINAFFQSTNSDPEMMTKELDLHYRGLKTRVFTKNGDKLSVSMSDLGALFNNELNRCSRENKNPNFVSAVVSLKQRCQDFLVDVIREVEKRIPKNKAIFQGISALHPSKVLSQTARTPFSQLPLQHLLKEDLNIYEEQYRKIICHMWSEDGVFENGIPDNSIAFWSGIFKYENGLGAKPYRKLALYALACLSCPVSNAVVERVFSQVTCVKTKYRNKMSLELLDSIVRIRTHLMIKDTNCVKFNITDDMIKRFTCDMYNAMTKK